In Paenibacillus sonchi, the genomic stretch GCCTCGCGGAGCGGCGGGAAACTTTGTTCATCCATTAATATGGCGGTGCTGTATGGTTCAAGGATCGACACCTGCGATCATCTCCTTTTTGCTCATCCTGGGTTTTCTGTTGCCTCTATTATATAAACGATCTGCACAATGTAAAAGATACGCTGTCTTCACAGTTATTTTGCCGGGATCTCTGCCGTATCCTTTGCAGGGCCCCATCCGTTTACAGGGTATCAACCAAAGCTACTCAAGGAGGCATGAACATGAGCGTAATACCTTATGTCATTGAACAAACAAACAAGGGGGAGCGTTCCTACGATATTTATTCCCGGCTGCTGAAGGACCGGATTGTGTTCGTAGGTGCGGCCATCGACGACCAGCTCGCAAACAGCATCATCGCCCAACTGCTGTTCCTGGCGGCAGACGAGCCGGATAAGGATATCCAGATGTATATCAACAGCCCGGGAGGTTCGACTACCGCAGGCTTCGGCATTTATGATACGATGCAGGTAATCAAACCGCAGGTCAGTACAATTTGCACCGGCTTTGCGGCTTCCTTTGCTTCCCTTCTGCTGCTGGCCGGAGCAACCGGCAAACGGTACGCACTGCCGAACAGCGAGATTATGATCCATCAGCCGCATGGCGGAGCTCAGGGCCAGGCCAGCGACATTGCCATCAGCGCACGCCGTATCCTGCAGATTAGGGAAAAGGTGGTACAGATCAGCGCAGAACGCACGGGACAGCCGGCGGAGAAGGTGGCGAAGGATATGGACCGGGATTATTTTATGTCGGCCCAGGAGGCGGTGGAATACGGCATTATTGACAAGGTCATTACCAAACTGTAAGCAGAGGAGCGGATTCTAAATGCTGGAAGCTTTAAAAGGCCAAGAGGTCAGTATGAATTTTCTGGATGGTTCAAGTATAAGAGGCGGTGTTCTGGAGGAAATCGACGAGCGGTTTGTCAAATATCGTACCGAATATCAGGTGCTGTATATTCCCATTACCTCGATCCGCGCTGTGGCTGTGGAGACGAAAGAGCGCGAGCGTCCGCGGGTCGGATTTGGACAATAGCAAGGAGAGGGAAAACATTCAATATTTAAAATCTGTTATTGATGATGAGATTTGGTATTTCGAAATTGACGGGCAGCAGACTGCTTACCGGCAGATTGTTGCCCGGCAAGAAGGGACCTGCCGTGTGTCCGGCAGCCCTGATTTTTACTTAACGGACCAGTCCGTTGAGTGGATGGAGGGAGATATCCCGATCGAATCCGCGGAATTTGAGGCGGTTTGGACCAAGGCCATGGCACCTTACCAGGAGGAATGGAACCGGACCAGGCAGAGGTATCCTGAAGGCAGGCGGGTGGCTGGTGTCATTATGTTTTTTCGATCCATGGCATTCATATTGCCTTATCTGACGGAGGTTATGCGGTGACAGCGTATGAGCCGGTCCGTTCCCGGGTGGATCACAGCTATCTGTACCCGCACTATCTTATTGAGGGCATAGTACAAGGAGTGGACGATGTTAACTGCTGGCTGGTTCTGGGCAATTGCACCATGAGCGGCGGTACAGACGGCAAAGAGACTATTCTGCAATTTTAAGGTTTTATCATTCAAGTGATTTTACAAGGCTATTCCCCGTTGTCCTGGAACGGAAGGAATGGCCTTTTTTGTCTGCCCCGGTAAAAATACTTTTTCCAGGCATTGTTATTGAGAATGGTTATCAATATAATTGATATATTATACAAAGCTCAACACGGGGGATGGTCAGCGATGAAAAAAACGGCAACACAGGCCGCAGGCCACAGGCAGCTTCGGGGCTGGGACAGGCTCTCCTTCAGGCTTTTGTCGGTTCAGACGGTAAAAGACAACGGGGAAGTGCAGCTCCCGCAGCAATTGCTCTTCTCCTATGCGCTGATCGTGGTGGCTGGCGGTGCAGCAGAACTACTGGTCGATCAAAAACAGTTTGAAATGACGGCTGCTTCAGCTGTGCTGTGCCTGCCTGAACAGACCTTCGGGACCGCCAGGCCGGCCCGGGGTGTGGAGATGTTTGTTTTTTATTTCGATGTATTTGAACACGGCGGGGCGGAAGACACCGGCATCTTACCCGTGAGGGACGCTCGGCTGTTCCCGGAGCAGGAAAATCTTGTGCTGAATGATATGAAGCATGTTCTTTCCATTGGGAGTGAGGTATCCGGCAAGGATCAGGCCTGTGGCCGCAATCTAAGCTTCCGCACACAAATCGATTTTCAGGAGCTGCTGTATCAGCTTCAAAATAACAGCGGCCAGCGTTCCAGGGATGCCCGTTCCGTGCTGGAGCAGGCCAAGCAATACATAGAAGCGCATTACACCGAACCGCTGACGGTGGAGCAGCTTGCCCAGACAGCAGAATTCAGCCCTAAATACTTCAATGACCTGTACAAGAAGAAATATGGCAAAAGCGCATTGGAATACGCTGCAGAGCTGCGGCTGCAGCAGGCCAAGCGAATGATGGCCCACAGCGGTGCCCGGCTGCGTGATATCGCCCATCAGGTGGGCTATGCGGATGAATTCTATTTCAGCCGCAAATTCAAGAAGATGATAGGCGTTCCGCCGGCAGTATATATGAAGAGCCGCCGCCGAAAGCTCGCAGCCTATACACCGGCGCTGCTTGGACAGCTGCTGCCGCTGAATATTGTCCCTTATGCGGCGGCGCTGCACCCGAAGTGGACGGAGTACTACTACCGGAACTACCGTGCAGATATTCCGGTGCATATCAGCGCGTACCGCAGCAACCGCGATTGGCAGGCCAATCTGGCGCTGCTGCGGCAAAGCTCTGCCGATCTGATCCTGGCAGCCGGTGAACTGCACACGGAGGAAAGAGCTGAACTGGAACGCATTGCTCCAGTCTATTATCTGCCTGCAGAAATGGAGGATTGGCGCGCACAACTGCTGCATCTGGCCCAGTATCTGGGCGAGAGCTGGCAGGCGGAGCAATGGCTGGCAACGTATGACTGGGAGGTGCGCACCGCCAAGGATCAGCTGCAGAGACAGCTGGGCGGTGAATCGGTTGTTGTGATCCGGATGCTGGGCAGCAGGCTGTATCTGCACTGCAACCGCGGAATGAGGGGGATGCTCTACCGTGAGCTGGAGCTGCGCACGGCTTATGAGAGTGAAACAGAACTCTATGATGTGCAGATTACTCCGGCAGAGCTTGCGTATGTGCCGGCAGATCATCTGCTGATGCTGATCCGCCGGGAGAGCGATACCCTGGGCGAGTGGAGCAGGCTGCAGAATGATCCGCAGTGGCTGAAGCTGCCCGCCGTGCAAAGGCATCGCGTGCATCTGCTGAATTCAGATCCCTGGCGTGAGAACTCTGCTTATGCCCAGCTGCGGATGCTGCGGCATATGCTTCAGCTGTTCCCGGTGAATCGTCCATAGTTGTTCGGTATTTTGTCCATGGTGAAAAGGCAGGCCCTTCGTTATACTCGAAAATGATAATCATTATCAATTAGATTAGCGGAAGGGGATCAACAAAAGATGAAAAGATCATTTTGGATAGCAGGGCTTGTAGTCTTGTTTGTATTGGCGCTAACGGCGTGTGGAGGAAAGGGCAACAATAATCAGACGGCAGACAGTGCGGCGACAAGCGGGGCAGCGGCAAATGCGGCACCGTCGGCAACAGCCGGAGCAGCGCAGGAGCCCTCATCATCTCCGGCCGAGGCGGAAAGCGCAACGCGAACGATTGAATACTTGGGCGAACAATATACAGTACCCGCAAAAACTGAAAGGATTGTAATCACAGGAGCCATGGAAGCGATGGAAGACGCACTGGTGCTGGATGTGCATCCGGTGGGTGCCATTACATTCGGCGGGGCTTTCCCGGAGCGGTTCGCCGCGATTACGGACCAGGCCGAATCGATTGGGAGAAAACCGAACCGAACTTCGAAACCATTCTCAAGCTGAAGCCGGATGTGATTCTCGGTACGACGAAATTCAAGTCTGAAGTGGTAGAGCAGCTGAAGAAAATCGCTCCGCTTATTCAGGTTTCGCATATTTCCGGCAACTGGGAAGCGAATCTGATTCTGATGGGCGAGCTGACAGGCAAACAGGACCAGGCTCAAGCAGAAATTGCTAAATACAAAGCGGATCTGGACAGTGCCAAGGCACAGCTCGGAGACAAGCTGAAGAACCAGAAGGTAGTAGCTCTGCGTATCCGTGCGGGACAAATGTTTATCTACCCGGCTAATGTATTTATTAACCCTATTCTATATGAAG encodes the following:
- the clpP gene encoding ATP-dependent Clp endopeptidase proteolytic subunit ClpP; this encodes MNMSVIPYVIEQTNKGERSYDIYSRLLKDRIVFVGAAIDDQLANSIIAQLLFLAADEPDKDIQMYINSPGGSTTAGFGIYDTMQVIKPQVSTICTGFAASFASLLLLAGATGKRYALPNSEIMIHQPHGGAQGQASDIAISARRILQIREKVVQISAERTGQPAEKVAKDMDRDYFMSAQEAVEYGIIDKVITKL
- a CDS encoding helix-turn-helix domain-containing protein, which produces MKKTATQAAGHRQLRGWDRLSFRLLSVQTVKDNGEVQLPQQLLFSYALIVVAGGAAELLVDQKQFEMTAASAVLCLPEQTFGTARPARGVEMFVFYFDVFEHGGAEDTGILPVRDARLFPEQENLVLNDMKHVLSIGSEVSGKDQACGRNLSFRTQIDFQELLYQLQNNSGQRSRDARSVLEQAKQYIEAHYTEPLTVEQLAQTAEFSPKYFNDLYKKKYGKSALEYAAELRLQQAKRMMAHSGARLRDIAHQVGYADEFYFSRKFKKMIGVPPAVYMKSRRRKLAAYTPALLGQLLPLNIVPYAAALHPKWTEYYYRNYRADIPVHISAYRSNRDWQANLALLRQSSADLILAAGELHTEERAELERIAPVYYLPAEMEDWRAQLLHLAQYLGESWQAEQWLATYDWEVRTAKDQLQRQLGGESVVVIRMLGSRLYLHCNRGMRGMLYRELELRTAYESETELYDVQITPAELAYVPADHLLMLIRRESDTLGEWSRLQNDPQWLKLPAVQRHRVHLLNSDPWRENSAYAQLRMLRHMLQLFPVNRP